From Vallitalea longa, one genomic window encodes:
- a CDS encoding S-layer homology domain-containing protein — protein MKKIITLLLAFTLVFGTCTFTYAAENDSQAKTATLVYEKAIWTDYYGDKILCKITIKGVVGHQLENNNCVYKNYDHKFLDDYSDNPELFTYDEETHEDNWNGKGDLIENGLTILPVAKGAEILIEVIDGSESIDFFPSCFPFIDDEKTVLCHGMGQCDAYSTGETVVFDTIYEGCVDQFPFNLNGKPTGIMVVDPETYPQPTQEEIDKAIADIAAEKANTENEDTDATEVTPTEATDTENTETANSETVPGLDNFTVKNEYTNETFSDVADADWFNDSVKYCYETGIMSGKGANSFDPKGSISLAEAITLAARTNNIYTGQSNGIENIGDNWYDGYVAYAIENNIIKEGQFTDYNRNITRAELAYLFAHSVASEELRAIQMYTVPDVDFDTPYSDEIFTLFNAGVVTGSDEDRTFYPNNDITRGEAATLIFRVLNPDSRVSF, from the coding sequence ATGAAAAAAATAATTACATTACTATTAGCATTCACCCTTGTTTTTGGTACTTGCACTTTCACTTATGCTGCTGAAAACGATTCACAAGCTAAAACTGCAACATTAGTATACGAAAAAGCTATATGGACAGATTATTATGGAGATAAAATACTTTGTAAAATAACAATTAAAGGTGTTGTTGGACATCAACTAGAAAATAATAATTGTGTTTATAAAAATTATGATCACAAATTTTTAGATGATTACTCTGACAATCCTGAACTCTTTACATATGATGAAGAAACACACGAAGACAATTGGAATGGTAAAGGTGATCTAATAGAGAATGGATTAACTATATTACCAGTTGCTAAAGGTGCTGAAATACTTATTGAAGTAATTGATGGTAGTGAGAGTATTGATTTTTTCCCATCATGTTTCCCATTTATTGATGACGAAAAAACTGTACTTTGTCACGGAATGGGACAATGTGATGCTTATTCAACTGGAGAGACTGTAGTATTTGATACAATATATGAAGGATGTGTTGATCAATTTCCTTTTAATCTAAATGGAAAACCAACAGGAATCATGGTTGTTGATCCTGAAACATATCCTCAACCAACTCAAGAAGAAATTGATAAAGCTATAGCCGATATAGCAGCTGAGAAAGCAAATACTGAAAATGAAGATACTGATGCAACAGAAGTTACACCTACTGAAGCAACTGATACTGAAAATACTGAAACAGCAAACAGCGAAACAGTACCAGGACTTGATAATTTCACTGTAAAAAATGAATATACTAATGAAACTTTCAGTGATGTAGCAGATGCTGACTGGTTCAATGACTCCGTTAAATACTGCTATGAAACTGGTATAATGAGTGGTAAAGGTGCTAACAGCTTTGATCCAAAAGGGTCTATAAGTTTAGCTGAAGCTATCACATTAGCTGCTAGAACTAATAATATCTATACTGGTCAAAGTAACGGAATAGAAAATATTGGTGATAACTGGTATGATGGTTATGTTGCTTATGCTATAGAAAATAATATTATCAAAGAAGGTCAATTCACTGATTACAATAGAAATATCACTAGAGCAGAATTAGCTTATCTTTTCGCACATTCAGTAGCTAGTGAAGAACTAAGAGCTATACAAATGTATACAGTACCAGATGTAGATTTTGATACACCTTATAGTGATGAAATTTTCACATTATTTAATGCTGGTGTCGTAACTGGTTCTGATGAAGATAGAACTTTCTACCCTAATAACGATATAACAAGAGGAGAAGCAGCTACTTTAATATTCAGAGTATTAAACCCTGATAGTAGAGTATCATTCTAA
- a CDS encoding GNAT family N-acetyltransferase: MVELVKVEKNDLEELTDIAIESFLEDKNKYGNFPPLIDIDNHKLRYIDKGYAYNIVHNGKVIGGTCIFSNGNDNYTLGSIFIHPSSQNKGIGQEVISLIEANFPNAKKWTLDTPYKSFRNHHFYEKMGYVKIGEEFPDKSSDFRLFLYEKIM; encoded by the coding sequence ATGGTTGAATTAGTTAAGGTAGAAAAAAATGACTTGGAAGAGTTGACTGATATCGCGATTGAATCTTTTCTTGAAGATAAGAACAAGTATGGTAATTTCCCACCTTTAATTGACATCGATAATCATAAGCTGAGATACATTGATAAGGGATATGCTTATAATATAGTACACAATGGTAAGGTGATAGGTGGTACTTGTATTTTTAGTAATGGAAACGATAACTATACATTAGGTTCCATTTTTATTCATCCTTCATCTCAGAATAAGGGGATAGGCCAAGAAGTTATTTCTCTAATTGAAGCTAATTTTCCTAATGCAAAAAAATGGACTTTGGATACTCCATATAAAAGTTTTAGAAATCATCATTTCTACGAGAAGATGGGGTATGTAAAAATAGGTGAAGAGTTTCCTGATAAAAGTAGCGATTTTAGATTATTCTTATATGAGAAAATCATGTAA
- a CDS encoding glycoside hydrolase family 25 protein, with protein MKYKIVLLLIFCIVVLVIVKSNMFNNKLDSLEYPNIGKENISSLEEHNYEWEYLTDIDGKKQYIDKNGVKALMGIDVSTYQGDIDWEQVKQDNIDFAVIRLGNRGYRSGEISLDKNYSNNIEKASQAGIDIGVYFFSQAISIKESEEEAEFILDNIKDYDIELPIVFDMERVEDGRTNNLTRKEKTIVALAFCEKIEEAGFVPMIYGSSSYLKNAVLLPDIMKYDIWIADYADEPSFPYEFQIWQYTDEGKVKGITGNVDLNLYF; from the coding sequence ATGAAATACAAGATAGTACTGTTATTAATTTTCTGTATAGTAGTATTAGTAATTGTCAAATCAAATATGTTTAATAATAAACTTGATTCACTGGAATATCCCAATATTGGAAAAGAAAATATATCATCATTGGAAGAACATAATTACGAGTGGGAGTATTTAACAGATATTGATGGTAAAAAGCAATATATTGACAAAAATGGAGTTAAAGCATTAATGGGAATTGATGTATCAACATACCAAGGAGATATTGATTGGGAACAAGTGAAACAAGATAATATTGATTTTGCAGTTATTCGATTAGGAAACAGAGGCTATAGAAGTGGTGAAATCTCACTTGATAAGAATTATAGTAATAATATAGAAAAAGCAAGTCAAGCAGGTATTGATATAGGAGTATATTTCTTTTCACAAGCTATTTCAATAAAAGAGTCAGAGGAAGAAGCAGAATTCATTTTAGATAACATAAAAGATTATGATATCGAGTTACCGATAGTTTTTGATATGGAGCGAGTAGAGGACGGTAGAACCAATAATCTGACTAGAAAAGAGAAGACAATAGTTGCTCTGGCATTTTGTGAAAAGATAGAAGAAGCGGGTTTCGTTCCAATGATATATGGAAGTTCTTCTTATCTTAAAAACGCTGTATTATTACCTGATATTATGAAGTATGATATATGGATTGCTGATTATGCAGATGAACCATCTTTCCCTTATGAATTTCAAATATGGCAATATACTGATGAAGGAAAAGTTAAGGGTATAACAGGTAATGTGGATTTGAATTTGTATTTCTAG